In Ptychodera flava strain L36383 chromosome 21, AS_Pfla_20210202, whole genome shotgun sequence, a genomic segment contains:
- the LOC139121744 gene encoding amiloride-sensitive sodium channel subunit gamma-like translates to MSDIMSLIPAEVRARVGHQNDGLIKECVFNGFNCTSKDFIPVMNPRYGNCYSFNTGANGTDIRRTSKPGPSTGLELTLFIEQTEYIPVITQNAGAVVLVHPPDNVPFPEEQGLELSPGFSTSLGVRLSTINRLGGKYSDCFMAGEVPLLYEGYNYSVEACVKTCHQFNLIAECQCYDSTLPHNNRTIPACVETDKGTPCMSGVGEKMKADVLDCRKNCHQPCSGKSYKETVSMSEWPSDTYGETLSDPLSEKSWKFGQQFSSIEEVRRNLIKLKVFFSDLNFESITENPTFDAVDLLSNLGGLMGLYIGASVISLFEFLEFVGKVCYLLPKLSRVSAEANTEM, encoded by the exons ATGTCGGATATAATGTCACTGATTCCAGCGGAAGTCCGAGCCAGAGTCGGTCATCAGAATGACGGTTTGATAAAGGAATGTGTGTTTAATGGCTTCAACTGCACTTCAAA AGATTTCATCCCGGTTATGAATCCAAGGTACGGAAACTGTTACTCTTTCAACACAGGAGCGAATGGCACTGATATCAGGCGTACGTCGAAACCAGGCCCTTCAACAG GTCTAGAGTTGACACTGTTTATAGAACAAACTGAATATATACCGGTTATTACCCAGAATGCCGGAGCAGTCGTTTTGGTGCATCCACCTGATAATGTACCTTTTCCAGAAGAACAAGGTTTGGAGTTGTCACCCGGATTCTCCACATCGCTTGGTGTCCGCCTC TCTACAATCAACCGTCTTGGCGGAAAGTACAGTGACTGCTTCATGGCTGGTGAAGTGCCCCTGCTCTACGAAGGCTACAACTATTCTGTAGAG GCATGTGTCAAGACTTGCCACCAGTTTAATCTGATTGCAGAATGCCAGTGTTATGATTCCACTTTGCCACACAATAATCGAACTATTCCTGCATGTGTTGAAACCGATAAAGGAA CACCTTGCATGAGTGGTGTGGGTGAGAAAATGAAGGCTGATGTTTTGGACTGCAGGAAAAACTGTCACCAGCCCTGCAG CGGAAAGTCATACAAAGAGACAGTGTCAATGTCCGAGTGGCCGTCTGATACCTATGGTGAAACACTGTCTGATCCTCTCAGCGAAAAAAGTTGGAAATTCGGGCAGCAATTCTCTTCGATCGAGGAAGTGAG GCGAAATCTGATCAAGTTAAAGGTCTTCTTTTCGGACCTGAACTTCGAAAGCATAACTGAGAACCCAACGTTTGAT GCTGTAGACCTTCTTAGTAACCTAGGTGGTTTGATGGGTCTCTATATCGGTGCATCTGTGATATCATTATTTGAATTCCTGGAGTTTGTAGGAAAAGTCTGTTACCTTTTACCAAAGTTATCGAGAGTATCGGCTGAAGCTAATACCGAGATGTAA